A genomic window from Paenibacillus sp. FSL K6-0276 includes:
- a CDS encoding transporter substrate-binding domain-containing protein produces MNKWGKLGLGMILAVGLLSGCGQNKNDNDTAASGNATNGGATKKLTMGTSADFPPYEFHKVVDGKDTIVGFDIDIAKEIAADMGAELVIKDLPFDSLLNELSSGRVDIVISGLSPTEERKKAVDLSDIYYKAEQAIVVREADKDKYATMDAVKGTKIGVQSGSIQEDIAKGIEGAKIISLGKISEIVLQLQSNRVDTAIIEGPVAKSFVKNVPGLVITDAKPEVEDDGYTIGIKKGNKELLDQVNSTLTRLNSEGKIDEYVAAASKLADSTK; encoded by the coding sequence ATGAACAAATGGGGTAAACTTGGTTTAGGGATGATATTAGCGGTAGGTCTGTTGTCAGGCTGCGGTCAAAATAAAAATGATAATGATACCGCTGCAAGTGGAAATGCAACTAACGGTGGGGCTACTAAGAAGCTAACTATGGGAACAAGTGCAGATTTTCCTCCGTACGAATTCCATAAAGTGGTGGATGGTAAAGATACTATCGTAGGTTTCGATATCGACATTGCTAAGGAAATTGCTGCTGATATGGGTGCTGAACTTGTAATTAAGGACTTGCCATTCGATTCACTGCTAAACGAATTGTCCAGCGGGAGAGTAGATATTGTTATTTCTGGACTTAGCCCGACTGAAGAACGTAAAAAAGCAGTTGATCTCTCAGACATTTATTACAAAGCTGAGCAAGCCATTGTTGTGCGCGAAGCTGATAAAGATAAATACGCCACTATGGACGCTGTGAAAGGTACCAAAATAGGTGTACAGTCAGGTTCGATTCAAGAGGATATTGCAAAAGGGATTGAGGGAGCAAAGATCATTTCGCTTGGTAAAATCTCCGAAATCGTTCTACAATTGCAATCCAATCGTGTAGATACTGCTATTATTGAAGGACCTGTGGCTAAATCATTCGTTAAGAATGTACCAGGTCTTGTAATTACAGATGCTAAGCCAGAAGTTGAAGATGATGGTTATACTATTGGTATTAAAAAAGGCAACAAAGAGCTTCTGGATCAAGTAAACAGTACACTGACACGTTTAAACTCAGAAGGTAAAATTGATGAGTACGTGGCGGCAGCTAGTAAACTTGCAGATAGCACGAAGTAA